From Echeneis naucrates chromosome 7, fEcheNa1.1, whole genome shotgun sequence, one genomic window encodes:
- the rerea gene encoding arginine-glutamic acid dipeptide repeats protein isoform X1 produces MTADKEKEREKERDRDRDRDRDKREASKSRRQDGDRGDRESESSRPRRSCTLEGGAKNYAESEHSEDEDNDNGSTGGGSGTAEEAGKKGKKKTPKKKSRYERTENGEITSFITEDDVIYRPGDCVYIESRRPNTPYFICSIQDFKLSKRDHLLMNVKWYYRQSEVPDSVYQHLVQDRNNENDSGRELVITDPVVRSRELFISDYVDTYHAAALRGKCNISHFSDIFAAREFKARIDSFFYILGYNPETRRLNSTQGEIRVGPSHQAKLPELQPFPSPGGQAVTENEELVWMPGVNDCDLLMYLRAARSMAAFAGMCDGGSTEDGCLAASRDDTTLNALNTLHESSYDAGKALQRLVKKPVPKLIEKCWSEDEVKRFIKGLRQFGKNFFRIRKELLPNKETGELITFYYYWKKTPEAASCRAHRRHRRQPVFRRIKTRTASTPVNTPSRPPSSEFLDLSSASEDDFDSEDSEQELKGYACRHCFTTTSKDWHHGGRENILLCTDCRIHFKKYGELPPIEKPVDPPPFMFKPVKEEEDGLSGKHSMRTRRNRGSMSTLRSGRKKQTASPDGRASPTNEDLRSSGRTSPSAASTDSTDSKTDSMKKPNKKIKEEAPSPMKSVKRQREKGASDTEEPERASAKKSKTQELSRPDSPSECEGEGEGEGESSDGRSINEELSSDPKDIDQDNRSSSPSIPSPRDNESDSDSSAQQQQLLQSQHPPVIQCQPGTSAASSAPPPPTTSAPALPQQVSPTVASTSLPPQPLPQASPMSLIQPGASLHPQRLPSPHSPMTQAPPPGPPIPPQSLPSSHHGPMPPMPHPLQPGPSHMPHPHSMAPQGFPVGQSQVPPPSISGQSQQRPHTPPSQSQSSAQSGGQPPREQPLPPAPLSMPHIKPPPTTPIPQLPNPQSHKHPPHVSAPPFPQMPSNLPPPPALKPLSSLSTHHPPSAHPPPLQLMPQGQQLQPPPAQPPVLTQSQSLPPSASHQPPPAPPLPPSAAAAPHPNGPPQPFSSHPFNTVLPPTGPPPSSSNSMSGLQPPSSSAPSSSISMPLPASVTCAGPGPALPPVHIKEEPLDESEEPESPPPPQRSPSPEPTVVNTPSHASQSARFYKHLDRGYNSCARTDFYFTPLASSKLAKKREEALEKAKREAEQKAREEKEREREREKEREREREREKEAERAAKASSSSHEGRMGEPQMAGPAHMRPPFDGPPTTIAAVPPYIGPDTPALRTLSEYARPHVMSPTNRNHPFFVSLNPADPLLAYHMPSLYNADPAMRERELREREMREREIRERELRERMKPGFEVKPPEMDTLHPSTNPMEHFARHGAITLPPMAGPHPFASFHPGLNPLERERLALAGPQLRPEMSYPERLAAERLHAERMATVANDPIARLQMFNVTPHHHQHSHIHSHLHLHQQDPLHQGGGECLVCPSGSGAHPLAVDPLAAGPHLARFPYPPGAIPNPLLGQPPHEHEMLRHPVFGTPYPRDLPGGLPPPMSAAHQLQAMHAQSAELQRLAMEQQWLHGHHHMHGGPLPGQEDYYSRLKKESDKQL; encoded by the exons AGTAAACGGGACCATCTGTTGATGAATGTGAAATGGTACTACCGCCAGTCAGAGGTGCCTGACTCTGTCTACCAGCACCTAGTGCAGGATCGTAACAATGAGAATG ACTCAGGCCGGGAGCTGGTTATCACAGACCCAGTGGTCAGGAGTCGAGAACTCTTTATCTCTGATTATGTGGATACTTAtcatgctgctgctctcag ggGGAAATGCAATATTTCCCACTTCTCTGACATTTTTGCTGCCAGGGAGTTCAAAGCCCGCATTGACTCCTTCTTCTATATCCTTGGATATAACCCAGAGACCAG acGACTAAATAGCACACAAGGGGAAATCCGTGTTGGACCGAGTCACCAA GCCAAGCTCCCAGAGCTGCAGCCTTTCCCCTCTCCTGGTGGCCAGGCAGTGACTGAGAATGAGGAGCTGGTCTGGATGCCAGGGGTCAATGACTGTGACCTTCTCATGTACCTCAGAGCTGCAAG GAGCATGGCTGCCTTTGCAGGGATGTGTGATGGAGGCTCAACAGAAGACGGGTGCCTAGCAGCCTCTCGAGATGACACTACTTTAAACGCACTTAACACT CTTCATGAGAGTAGCTATGATGCGGGCAAGGCTCTCCAGCGCCTGGTGAAGAAACCAGTACCCAAGCTGATAGAGAAGTGCTGGTCTGAGGATGAAGTG AAGCGCTTCATTAAAGGGTTGAGACAGTTTGGCAAAAACTTCTTCAGGATCCGGAAAGAGCTGCTGCCCAACAAAGAAACG GGAGAGCTAATTACCTTCTACTACTATTGGAAGAAAACCCCAGAGGCAGCCAGTTGTCGAGCCCACCGCAGACACCGCCGCCAACCTGTCTTCCGCCGCATCAAGACACGAACTGCTTCAACTCCTGTCAACACTCCCTCACGTCCCCCCTCCAGCGAGTTTT TGGACCTCAGCTCAGCCAGTGAAGATGACTTTGACAGTGAAGACAGCGAACAGGAGCTGAAGGGTTACGCCTGCCGCCACTGTTTCACTACCA CCTCCAAGGACTGGCACCACGGGGGCCGAGAGAACATCTTGCTCTGCACAGACTGTCGCATTCACTTCAAGAAGTACGGGGAGCTGCCCCCCATCGAGAAGCCTGTGGACCCGCCACCATTTATGTTCAAACCTgtcaaagaggaagaggatggacTCAGCGGGAAGCATAGCATGAGGACCCGACGGAATCGAGGCTCG ATGTCAACGCTACGTAGTGGTCGTAAGAAGCAGACAGCCAGTCCTGATGGCCGCGCCTCACCTACCAACGAGGATTTGCGCTCCAGTGGACGGACCTCACCCAGCGCAGCAAGTACAGACAGCACTGACAGCAAGACAGACTCAATGAAGAAGCCAAACAAG AAAATTAAGGAGGAGGCTCCTTCACCTATGAAGAGTGTCAAACGGCAGCGGGAGAAGGGAGCTTCAGACACAGAGGAGCCGGAGAGGGCCAGTGCCAAAAAGTCCAAGACACAA GAGCTGAGTCGACCAGATTCCCCCTCAGAGTGTGaaggggaaggggagggagagggcgAGAGCTCTGATGGACGTAGCATCAATGAGGAGCTTAGTAGCGATCCTAAGGACATTGACCAGGACAACCGGAGTTCCTCCCCAAGCATCCCCAGCCCCCGGGACAATGAGAGCGACTCAGATTCCTCTgcccaacagcagcagctcctgcagagCCAGCACCCCCCAGTCATCCAGTGTCAGCCGGGCACATCAGCAGCATCTTCAGCACCTCCTCCACCGACAACCTCAGCCCCtgcactgccccaacaagtcTCCCCAACAGTGGCCTCCACCTCTCTACCTCCCCAGCCTCTGCCCCAGGCAAGCCCCATGTCTTTGATCCAGCCAGGAGCATCCCTCCACCCTCAAAGGCTTCCTTCTCCACATTCACCAATGACTCAGGCTCCGCCTCCTGGCCCCCCAATCCCACCTCAGTCATTACCCAGCTCCCACCACGGCCCCATGCCTCCCATGCCACATCCTCTGCAGCCTGGTCCATCACACATGCCTCACCCTCACTCCATGGCCCCACAGGGCTTCCCTGTAGGTCAGTCTCAGGTCCCACCCCCATCAATTTCTGGCCAATCACAGCAGAGGCCACACACACCACCTTCTCAGTCCCAGTCATCTGCTCAGAGTGGAGGCCAGCCTCCCAGAGAGCAGCCCCTCCCCCCTGCCCCACTGTCCATGCCTCATATCAAGCCCCCACCAACCACGCCCATCCCTCAGCTACCAAATCCACAGTCCCACAAACACCCACCCCATGTGTCTGCACCTCCGTTTCCTCAGATGCCTTCAAatctgcctccacctcctgcccTCAAACCGCTCAGCTCTTTATCCACCCATCATCCTCCATCAGCACATCCACCTCCTCTTCAGCTCATGCCTCAAGGGCAACAGCTTCAGCCTCCCCCAGCTCAGCCTCCAGTTCTCACCCAGTCCCAGAGCCTTCCACCTTCAGCCAGCCaccagcctcctccagctcctccactgcCGCCATCCGCAGCAGCAGCCCCACATCCCAATGGGCCACCGCAGCCGTTTTCATCCCATCCTTTCAATACAGTTCTACCTCCAACCGGCCCACCACCATCTTCATCAAACTCCATGTCTGGCTTGCAgcctccatcttcctctgctccttcctcctccatctccatgCCACTTCCAGCCTCGGTCACTTGTGCCGGCCCGGGTCCAGCACTGCCACCAGTCCACATCAAAGAGGAGCCTTTGGATGAGTCAGAAGAGCCAGAgagccccccaccaccacagagAAGCCCCTCGCCAGAGCCAACCGTCGTCAACACACCCAGCCATGCCAGTCAGTCGGCACG GTTTTACAAGCACCTGGACCGAGGTTACAACTCGTGTGCTAGGACAGATTTCTACTTCACTCCCCTGGCTTCATCTAAGCTGGCCAAGAAACGAGAGGAAGCTTTAGAGAAAGCCAAGAGGGAAGCAGAACAAAAAGcaagggaggagaaggaaagagagagagaaagagaaaaagaacgAGAAAGGGAGCGAGAACGAGAAAAAGAAGCCGAGCGTGCTGCG AAAGCCTCCAGTTCCTCTCATGAAGGCAGAATGGGTGAACCTCAGATGGCTGGCCCCGCCCACATGCGTCCACCCTTTGACGGCCCCCCAACTACAATTGCAGCTGTCCCTCCATACATTGGCCCAGATACTCCTGCCCTGCGCACCCTCAGTGAATACGCCCGACCCCACGTCATGTCACCCACAAATCGAAACCACCCCTTCTTTGTGTCCCTCAACCCTGCAGACCCACTGCTGGCCTACCATATGCCCAGCCTGTACAACGCTGACCCAGCCATGCGAGAGCGAGAGCTCCGAGAGCGGGAGATGCGTGAGAGGGAGATTCGTGAGAGAGAGCTGAGAGAAAGGATGAAACCTGGTTTTGAGGTTAAGCCTCCAGAGATGGACACACTCCACCCTTCTACGAACCCCATGGAGCACTTTGCCCGGCATGGGGCCATCACGTTACCCCCCATGGCTGGCCCTCACCCTTTCGCCTCCTTCCACCCTGGCCTAAACCCATTAGAGCGTGAGCGGCTGGCCCTCGCTGGGCCACAGCTGCGGCCAGAAATGAGCTACCCAGAAAGGTTGGCTGCAGAGAGACTCCATGCTGAGAGGATGGCCACAGTAGCAAATGACCCCATTGCCCGTCTACAGATGTTCAATGTTACGCCGCACCACCACCAGCACTCACATATTCACTCccatctccacctccaccagcaAGACCCCCTTCACCAAG GTGGTGGTGAATGTCTTGTGTGTCCGTCAGGTTCTGGGGCCCACCCACTGGCAGTCGATCCCCTGGCAGCTGGACCTCACCTGGCCCGCTTCCCTTACCCGCCCGGCGCCATCCCCAACCCTCTCCTCGGCCAGCCGCCACACGAACACGAGATGCTGCGCCATCCAGTGTTCG GTACTCCATACCCACGGGACCTACCGGGGGGTCTGCCTCCACCCATGTCCGCAGCCCACCAGTTGCAGGCCATGCATGCCCAGTCTGCTGAGCTCCAGAGGCTGGCCATGGAGCAGCAGTGGCTCCACGGCCACCATCACATGCACGGGGGACCACTGCCAGGCCAGGAGGACTACTACAG CCGGCTGAAGAAGGAGAGTGACAAGCAGCTGTAA
- the rerea gene encoding arginine-glutamic acid dipeptide repeats protein isoform X2, whose translation MTADKEKEREKERDRDRDRDRDKREASKSRRQDGDRGDRESESSRPRRSCTLEGGAKNYAESEHSEDEDNDNGSTGGGSGTAEEAGKKGKKKTPKKKSRYERTENGEITSFITEDDVIYRPGDCVYIESRRPNTPYFICSIQDFKLSKRDHLLMNVKWYYRQSEVPDSVYQHLVQDRNNENDSGRELVITDPVVRSRELFISDYVDTYHAAALRGKCNISHFSDIFAAREFKARIDSFFYILGYNPETRRLNSTQGEIRVGPSHQAKLPELQPFPSPGGQAVTENEELVWMPGVNDCDLLMYLRAARSMAAFAGMCDGGSTEDGCLAASRDDTTLNALNTLHESSYDAGKALQRLVKKPVPKLIEKCWSEDEVKRFIKGLRQFGKNFFRIRKELLPNKETGELITFYYYWKKTPEAASCRAHRRHRRQPVFRRIKTRTASTPVNTPSRPPSSEFLDLSSASEDDFDSEDSEQELKGYACRHCFTTTSKDWHHGGRENILLCTDCRIHFKKYGELPPIEKPVDPPPFMFKPVKEEEDGLSGKHSMRTRRNRGSMSTLRSGRKKQTASPDGRASPTNEDLRSSGRTSPSAASTDSTDSKTDSMKKPNKKIKEEAPSPMKSVKRQREKGASDTEEPERASAKKSKTQELSRPDSPSECEGEGEGEGESSDGRSINEELSSDPKDIDQDNRSSSPSIPSPRDNESDSDSSAQQQQLLQSQHPPVIQCQPGTSAASSAPPPPTTSAPALPQQVSPTVASTSLPPQPLPQASPMSLIQPGASLHPQRLPSPHSPMTQAPPPGPPIPPQSLPSSHHGPMPPMPHPLQPGPSHMPHPHSMAPQGFPVGQSQVPPPSISGQSQQRPHTPPSQSQSSAQSGGQPPREQPLPPAPLSMPHIKPPPTTPIPQLPNPQSHKHPPHVSAPPFPQMPSNLPPPPALKPLSSLSTHHPPSAHPPPLQLMPQGQQLQPPPAQPPVLTQSQSLPPSASHQPPPAPPLPPSAAAAPHPNGPPQPFSSHPFNTVLPPTGPPPSSSNSMSGLQPPSSSAPSSSISMPLPASVTCAGPGPALPPVHIKEEPLDESEEPESPPPPQRSPSPEPTVVNTPSHASQSARFYKHLDRGYNSCARTDFYFTPLASSKLAKKREEALEKAKREAEQKAREEKEREREREKEREREREREKEAERAAKASSSSHEGRMGEPQMAGPAHMRPPFDGPPTTIAAVPPYIGPDTPALRTLSEYARPHVMSPTNRNHPFFVSLNPADPLLAYHMPSLYNADPAMRERELREREMREREIRERELRERMKPGFEVKPPEMDTLHPSTNPMEHFARHGAITLPPMAGPHPFASFHPGLNPLERERLALAGPQLRPEMSYPERLAAERLHAERMATVANDPIARLQMFNVTPHHHQHSHIHSHLHLHQQDPLHQGSGAHPLAVDPLAAGPHLARFPYPPGAIPNPLLGQPPHEHEMLRHPVFGTPYPRDLPGGLPPPMSAAHQLQAMHAQSAELQRLAMEQQWLHGHHHMHGGPLPGQEDYYSRLKKESDKQL comes from the exons AGTAAACGGGACCATCTGTTGATGAATGTGAAATGGTACTACCGCCAGTCAGAGGTGCCTGACTCTGTCTACCAGCACCTAGTGCAGGATCGTAACAATGAGAATG ACTCAGGCCGGGAGCTGGTTATCACAGACCCAGTGGTCAGGAGTCGAGAACTCTTTATCTCTGATTATGTGGATACTTAtcatgctgctgctctcag ggGGAAATGCAATATTTCCCACTTCTCTGACATTTTTGCTGCCAGGGAGTTCAAAGCCCGCATTGACTCCTTCTTCTATATCCTTGGATATAACCCAGAGACCAG acGACTAAATAGCACACAAGGGGAAATCCGTGTTGGACCGAGTCACCAA GCCAAGCTCCCAGAGCTGCAGCCTTTCCCCTCTCCTGGTGGCCAGGCAGTGACTGAGAATGAGGAGCTGGTCTGGATGCCAGGGGTCAATGACTGTGACCTTCTCATGTACCTCAGAGCTGCAAG GAGCATGGCTGCCTTTGCAGGGATGTGTGATGGAGGCTCAACAGAAGACGGGTGCCTAGCAGCCTCTCGAGATGACACTACTTTAAACGCACTTAACACT CTTCATGAGAGTAGCTATGATGCGGGCAAGGCTCTCCAGCGCCTGGTGAAGAAACCAGTACCCAAGCTGATAGAGAAGTGCTGGTCTGAGGATGAAGTG AAGCGCTTCATTAAAGGGTTGAGACAGTTTGGCAAAAACTTCTTCAGGATCCGGAAAGAGCTGCTGCCCAACAAAGAAACG GGAGAGCTAATTACCTTCTACTACTATTGGAAGAAAACCCCAGAGGCAGCCAGTTGTCGAGCCCACCGCAGACACCGCCGCCAACCTGTCTTCCGCCGCATCAAGACACGAACTGCTTCAACTCCTGTCAACACTCCCTCACGTCCCCCCTCCAGCGAGTTTT TGGACCTCAGCTCAGCCAGTGAAGATGACTTTGACAGTGAAGACAGCGAACAGGAGCTGAAGGGTTACGCCTGCCGCCACTGTTTCACTACCA CCTCCAAGGACTGGCACCACGGGGGCCGAGAGAACATCTTGCTCTGCACAGACTGTCGCATTCACTTCAAGAAGTACGGGGAGCTGCCCCCCATCGAGAAGCCTGTGGACCCGCCACCATTTATGTTCAAACCTgtcaaagaggaagaggatggacTCAGCGGGAAGCATAGCATGAGGACCCGACGGAATCGAGGCTCG ATGTCAACGCTACGTAGTGGTCGTAAGAAGCAGACAGCCAGTCCTGATGGCCGCGCCTCACCTACCAACGAGGATTTGCGCTCCAGTGGACGGACCTCACCCAGCGCAGCAAGTACAGACAGCACTGACAGCAAGACAGACTCAATGAAGAAGCCAAACAAG AAAATTAAGGAGGAGGCTCCTTCACCTATGAAGAGTGTCAAACGGCAGCGGGAGAAGGGAGCTTCAGACACAGAGGAGCCGGAGAGGGCCAGTGCCAAAAAGTCCAAGACACAA GAGCTGAGTCGACCAGATTCCCCCTCAGAGTGTGaaggggaaggggagggagagggcgAGAGCTCTGATGGACGTAGCATCAATGAGGAGCTTAGTAGCGATCCTAAGGACATTGACCAGGACAACCGGAGTTCCTCCCCAAGCATCCCCAGCCCCCGGGACAATGAGAGCGACTCAGATTCCTCTgcccaacagcagcagctcctgcagagCCAGCACCCCCCAGTCATCCAGTGTCAGCCGGGCACATCAGCAGCATCTTCAGCACCTCCTCCACCGACAACCTCAGCCCCtgcactgccccaacaagtcTCCCCAACAGTGGCCTCCACCTCTCTACCTCCCCAGCCTCTGCCCCAGGCAAGCCCCATGTCTTTGATCCAGCCAGGAGCATCCCTCCACCCTCAAAGGCTTCCTTCTCCACATTCACCAATGACTCAGGCTCCGCCTCCTGGCCCCCCAATCCCACCTCAGTCATTACCCAGCTCCCACCACGGCCCCATGCCTCCCATGCCACATCCTCTGCAGCCTGGTCCATCACACATGCCTCACCCTCACTCCATGGCCCCACAGGGCTTCCCTGTAGGTCAGTCTCAGGTCCCACCCCCATCAATTTCTGGCCAATCACAGCAGAGGCCACACACACCACCTTCTCAGTCCCAGTCATCTGCTCAGAGTGGAGGCCAGCCTCCCAGAGAGCAGCCCCTCCCCCCTGCCCCACTGTCCATGCCTCATATCAAGCCCCCACCAACCACGCCCATCCCTCAGCTACCAAATCCACAGTCCCACAAACACCCACCCCATGTGTCTGCACCTCCGTTTCCTCAGATGCCTTCAAatctgcctccacctcctgcccTCAAACCGCTCAGCTCTTTATCCACCCATCATCCTCCATCAGCACATCCACCTCCTCTTCAGCTCATGCCTCAAGGGCAACAGCTTCAGCCTCCCCCAGCTCAGCCTCCAGTTCTCACCCAGTCCCAGAGCCTTCCACCTTCAGCCAGCCaccagcctcctccagctcctccactgcCGCCATCCGCAGCAGCAGCCCCACATCCCAATGGGCCACCGCAGCCGTTTTCATCCCATCCTTTCAATACAGTTCTACCTCCAACCGGCCCACCACCATCTTCATCAAACTCCATGTCTGGCTTGCAgcctccatcttcctctgctccttcctcctccatctccatgCCACTTCCAGCCTCGGTCACTTGTGCCGGCCCGGGTCCAGCACTGCCACCAGTCCACATCAAAGAGGAGCCTTTGGATGAGTCAGAAGAGCCAGAgagccccccaccaccacagagAAGCCCCTCGCCAGAGCCAACCGTCGTCAACACACCCAGCCATGCCAGTCAGTCGGCACG GTTTTACAAGCACCTGGACCGAGGTTACAACTCGTGTGCTAGGACAGATTTCTACTTCACTCCCCTGGCTTCATCTAAGCTGGCCAAGAAACGAGAGGAAGCTTTAGAGAAAGCCAAGAGGGAAGCAGAACAAAAAGcaagggaggagaaggaaagagagagagaaagagaaaaagaacgAGAAAGGGAGCGAGAACGAGAAAAAGAAGCCGAGCGTGCTGCG AAAGCCTCCAGTTCCTCTCATGAAGGCAGAATGGGTGAACCTCAGATGGCTGGCCCCGCCCACATGCGTCCACCCTTTGACGGCCCCCCAACTACAATTGCAGCTGTCCCTCCATACATTGGCCCAGATACTCCTGCCCTGCGCACCCTCAGTGAATACGCCCGACCCCACGTCATGTCACCCACAAATCGAAACCACCCCTTCTTTGTGTCCCTCAACCCTGCAGACCCACTGCTGGCCTACCATATGCCCAGCCTGTACAACGCTGACCCAGCCATGCGAGAGCGAGAGCTCCGAGAGCGGGAGATGCGTGAGAGGGAGATTCGTGAGAGAGAGCTGAGAGAAAGGATGAAACCTGGTTTTGAGGTTAAGCCTCCAGAGATGGACACACTCCACCCTTCTACGAACCCCATGGAGCACTTTGCCCGGCATGGGGCCATCACGTTACCCCCCATGGCTGGCCCTCACCCTTTCGCCTCCTTCCACCCTGGCCTAAACCCATTAGAGCGTGAGCGGCTGGCCCTCGCTGGGCCACAGCTGCGGCCAGAAATGAGCTACCCAGAAAGGTTGGCTGCAGAGAGACTCCATGCTGAGAGGATGGCCACAGTAGCAAATGACCCCATTGCCCGTCTACAGATGTTCAATGTTACGCCGCACCACCACCAGCACTCACATATTCACTCccatctccacctccaccagcaAGACCCCCTTCACCAAG GTTCTGGGGCCCACCCACTGGCAGTCGATCCCCTGGCAGCTGGACCTCACCTGGCCCGCTTCCCTTACCCGCCCGGCGCCATCCCCAACCCTCTCCTCGGCCAGCCGCCACACGAACACGAGATGCTGCGCCATCCAGTGTTCG GTACTCCATACCCACGGGACCTACCGGGGGGTCTGCCTCCACCCATGTCCGCAGCCCACCAGTTGCAGGCCATGCATGCCCAGTCTGCTGAGCTCCAGAGGCTGGCCATGGAGCAGCAGTGGCTCCACGGCCACCATCACATGCACGGGGGACCACTGCCAGGCCAGGAGGACTACTACAG CCGGCTGAAGAAGGAGAGTGACAAGCAGCTGTAA